A genomic window from Rattus norvegicus strain BN/NHsdMcwi chromosome 9, GRCr8, whole genome shotgun sequence includes:
- the Vegfa gene encoding vascular endothelial growth factor A isoform 2 (isoform 2 is encoded by transcript variant 2; non-AUG (CUG) translation initiation codon), which yields MTDRQTDTAPSPSAHLLAGGQPTVDAAASREQEPKPAPGGGVEGVGARGIARKLFVQLLGSSLSGVAVVCAAGGKPIGAGRSASSGLEKPGPEKRGEKEKEEERGPQWALGSREPGSWTGEAAVCADSAPAARAPQAPARASVPEGRGARQGAQESGLPRSPSRRGSASRAGPGRASETMNFLLSWVHWTLALLLYLHHAKWSQAAPTTEGEQKAHEVVKFMDVYQRSYCRPIETLVDIFQEYPDEIEYIFKPSCVPLMRCAGCCNDEALECVPTSESNVTMQIMRIKPHQSQHIGEMSFLQHSRCECRPKKDRTKPENHCEPCSERRKHLFVQDPQTCKCSCKNTDSRCKARQLELNERTCRCDKPRR from the exons ctgacggacagacagacagacaccgcCCCCAGCCCCAGCGCCCACCTCCTCGCCGGCGGGCAGCCGACGGTGGACGCGGCGGCGAGCCGCGAGCAGGAGCCGAAGCCCGCGCCCGGAGGCGGGGTGGAGGGGGTCGGGGCTCGCGGGATTGCACGGAAACTTTTCGTCCAACTTCTGGGCTCTTCTCTCTCCGGAGTAGCCGTGGTCTGCGCCGCAGGAGGCAAACCGATCGGAGCTGGGAGAAGTGCTAGCTCGGGCCTGGAGAAGCCGGGGCccgagaagagaggggagaaagagaaggaagaggagagggggccGCAGTGGGCGCTCGGCTCTCGGGAGCCGGGCTCATGGACGGGTGAGGCGGCGGTGTGCGCAGACAGTGCTCCAGCCGCGCGCGCGCCCCAGGCCCCGGCCCGGGCCTCGGTTCCAGAAGGGAGAGGAGCCCGCCAAGGCGCGCAAGAGAGCGGGCTGCCTCGCAGTCCGAGCCGGAGAGGGAGCGCGAGCCGCGCCGGCCCCGGACGGGCCTCTGAAACCATGAACTTTCTGCTCTCTTGGGTGCACTGGACCCTGGCTTTACTGCTGTACCTCCACCATGCCAAG TGGTCCCAGGCTGCACCCACGACAGAAGGGGAGCAGAAAGCCCATGAAG TGGTGAAGTTCATGGACGTCTACCAGCGCAGCTATTGCCGTCCAATTGAGACCCTGGTGGACATCTTCCAGGAGTACCCCGATGAGATAGAGTATATCTTCAAGCCGTCCTGTGTGCCCCTAATGCGGTGTGCGGGCTGCTGCAATGATGAAGCCCTGGAGTGCGTGCCCACGTCGGAGAGCAACGTCACTATGCAG ATCATGCGGATCAAACCTCACCAAAGCCAGCACATAGGAGAGATGAGCTTCCTGCAGCATAGCAGATGTGAATGCAG ACCAAAGAAAGATAGAACAAAGCCAGAAAA TCACTGTGAGCCTTGTTCAGAgcggagaaagcatttgtttGTCCAAGATCCGCAGACGTGTAAATGTTCCTGCAAAAACACAGACTCGCGTTGCAAGGCGAGGCAGCTTGAGTTAAACGAACGTACTTGCAG
- the Vegfa gene encoding vascular endothelial growth factor A isoform 3 (isoform 3 is encoded by transcript variant 3; non-AUG (CUG) translation initiation codon) — MTDRQTDTAPSPSAHLLAGGQPTVDAAASREQEPKPAPGGGVEGVGARGIARKLFVQLLGSSLSGVAVVCAAGGKPIGAGRSASSGLEKPGPEKRGEKEKEEERGPQWALGSREPGSWTGEAAVCADSAPAARAPQAPARASVPEGRGARQGAQESGLPRSPSRRGSASRAGPGRASETMNFLLSWVHWTLALLLYLHHAKWSQAAPTTEGEQKAHEVVKFMDVYQRSYCRPIETLVDIFQEYPDEIEYIFKPSCVPLMRCAGCCNDEALECVPTSESNVTMQIMRIKPHQSQHIGEMSFLQHSRCECRPKKDRTKPEKCDKPRR; from the exons ctgacggacagacagacagacaccgcCCCCAGCCCCAGCGCCCACCTCCTCGCCGGCGGGCAGCCGACGGTGGACGCGGCGGCGAGCCGCGAGCAGGAGCCGAAGCCCGCGCCCGGAGGCGGGGTGGAGGGGGTCGGGGCTCGCGGGATTGCACGGAAACTTTTCGTCCAACTTCTGGGCTCTTCTCTCTCCGGAGTAGCCGTGGTCTGCGCCGCAGGAGGCAAACCGATCGGAGCTGGGAGAAGTGCTAGCTCGGGCCTGGAGAAGCCGGGGCccgagaagagaggggagaaagagaaggaagaggagagggggccGCAGTGGGCGCTCGGCTCTCGGGAGCCGGGCTCATGGACGGGTGAGGCGGCGGTGTGCGCAGACAGTGCTCCAGCCGCGCGCGCGCCCCAGGCCCCGGCCCGGGCCTCGGTTCCAGAAGGGAGAGGAGCCCGCCAAGGCGCGCAAGAGAGCGGGCTGCCTCGCAGTCCGAGCCGGAGAGGGAGCGCGAGCCGCGCCGGCCCCGGACGGGCCTCTGAAACCATGAACTTTCTGCTCTCTTGGGTGCACTGGACCCTGGCTTTACTGCTGTACCTCCACCATGCCAAG TGGTCCCAGGCTGCACCCACGACAGAAGGGGAGCAGAAAGCCCATGAAG TGGTGAAGTTCATGGACGTCTACCAGCGCAGCTATTGCCGTCCAATTGAGACCCTGGTGGACATCTTCCAGGAGTACCCCGATGAGATAGAGTATATCTTCAAGCCGTCCTGTGTGCCCCTAATGCGGTGTGCGGGCTGCTGCAATGATGAAGCCCTGGAGTGCGTGCCCACGTCGGAGAGCAACGTCACTATGCAG ATCATGCGGATCAAACCTCACCAAAGCCAGCACATAGGAGAGATGAGCTTCCTGCAGCATAGCAGATGTGAATGCAG ACCAAAGAAAGATAGAACAAAGCCAGAAAA
- the Vegfa gene encoding vascular endothelial growth factor A isoform 1 (isoform 1 is encoded by transcript variant 1; non-AUG (CUG) translation initiation codon), protein MTDRQTDTAPSPSAHLLAGGQPTVDAAASREQEPKPAPGGGVEGVGARGIARKLFVQLLGSSLSGVAVVCAAGGKPIGAGRSASSGLEKPGPEKRGEKEKEEERGPQWALGSREPGSWTGEAAVCADSAPAARAPQAPARASVPEGRGARQGAQESGLPRSPSRRGSASRAGPGRASETMNFLLSWVHWTLALLLYLHHAKWSQAAPTTEGEQKAHEVVKFMDVYQRSYCRPIETLVDIFQEYPDEIEYIFKPSCVPLMRCAGCCNDEALECVPTSESNVTMQIMRIKPHQSQHIGEMSFLQHSRCECRPKKDRTKPEKKSVRGKGKGQKRKRKKSRFKSWSVHCEPCSERRKHLFVQDPQTCKCSCKNTDSRCKARQLELNERTCRCDKPRR, encoded by the exons ctgacggacagacagacagacaccgcCCCCAGCCCCAGCGCCCACCTCCTCGCCGGCGGGCAGCCGACGGTGGACGCGGCGGCGAGCCGCGAGCAGGAGCCGAAGCCCGCGCCCGGAGGCGGGGTGGAGGGGGTCGGGGCTCGCGGGATTGCACGGAAACTTTTCGTCCAACTTCTGGGCTCTTCTCTCTCCGGAGTAGCCGTGGTCTGCGCCGCAGGAGGCAAACCGATCGGAGCTGGGAGAAGTGCTAGCTCGGGCCTGGAGAAGCCGGGGCccgagaagagaggggagaaagagaaggaagaggagagggggccGCAGTGGGCGCTCGGCTCTCGGGAGCCGGGCTCATGGACGGGTGAGGCGGCGGTGTGCGCAGACAGTGCTCCAGCCGCGCGCGCGCCCCAGGCCCCGGCCCGGGCCTCGGTTCCAGAAGGGAGAGGAGCCCGCCAAGGCGCGCAAGAGAGCGGGCTGCCTCGCAGTCCGAGCCGGAGAGGGAGCGCGAGCCGCGCCGGCCCCGGACGGGCCTCTGAAACCATGAACTTTCTGCTCTCTTGGGTGCACTGGACCCTGGCTTTACTGCTGTACCTCCACCATGCCAAG TGGTCCCAGGCTGCACCCACGACAGAAGGGGAGCAGAAAGCCCATGAAG TGGTGAAGTTCATGGACGTCTACCAGCGCAGCTATTGCCGTCCAATTGAGACCCTGGTGGACATCTTCCAGGAGTACCCCGATGAGATAGAGTATATCTTCAAGCCGTCCTGTGTGCCCCTAATGCGGTGTGCGGGCTGCTGCAATGATGAAGCCCTGGAGTGCGTGCCCACGTCGGAGAGCAACGTCACTATGCAG ATCATGCGGATCAAACCTCACCAAAGCCAGCACATAGGAGAGATGAGCTTCCTGCAGCATAGCAGATGTGAATGCAG ACCAAAGAAAGATAGAACAAAGCCAGAAAA AAAATCAGTTCGAGGAAAGGGAAAGGGTCAAAAACGAAAGCGCAAGAAATCCCGGTTTAAATCCTGGAGCGT TCACTGTGAGCCTTGTTCAGAgcggagaaagcatttgtttGTCCAAGATCCGCAGACGTGTAAATGTTCCTGCAAAAACACAGACTCGCGTTGCAAGGCGAGGCAGCTTGAGTTAAACGAACGTACTTGCAG
- the Vegfa gene encoding vascular endothelial growth factor A isoform 9 (isoform 9 is encoded by transcript variant 6; non-AUG (CUG) translation initiation codon), whose amino-acid sequence MTDRQTDTAPSPSAHLLAGGQPTVDAAASREQEPKPAPGGGVEGVGARGIARKLFVQLLGSSLSGVAVVCAAGGKPIGAGRSASSGLEKPGPEKRGEKEKEEERGPQWALGSREPGSWTGEAAVCADSAPAARAPQAPARASVPEGRGARQGAQESGLPRSPSRRGSASRAGPGRASETMNFLLSWVHWTLALLLYLHHAKWSQAAPTTEGEQKAHEVVKFMDVYQRSYCRPIETLVDIFQEYPDEIEYIFKPSCVPLMRCAGCCNDEALECVPTSESNVTMQIMRIKPHQSQHIGEMSFLQHSRCECRPKKDRTKPEKKSVRGKGKGQKRKRKKSRFKSWSVCDKPRR is encoded by the exons ctgacggacagacagacagacaccgcCCCCAGCCCCAGCGCCCACCTCCTCGCCGGCGGGCAGCCGACGGTGGACGCGGCGGCGAGCCGCGAGCAGGAGCCGAAGCCCGCGCCCGGAGGCGGGGTGGAGGGGGTCGGGGCTCGCGGGATTGCACGGAAACTTTTCGTCCAACTTCTGGGCTCTTCTCTCTCCGGAGTAGCCGTGGTCTGCGCCGCAGGAGGCAAACCGATCGGAGCTGGGAGAAGTGCTAGCTCGGGCCTGGAGAAGCCGGGGCccgagaagagaggggagaaagagaaggaagaggagagggggccGCAGTGGGCGCTCGGCTCTCGGGAGCCGGGCTCATGGACGGGTGAGGCGGCGGTGTGCGCAGACAGTGCTCCAGCCGCGCGCGCGCCCCAGGCCCCGGCCCGGGCCTCGGTTCCAGAAGGGAGAGGAGCCCGCCAAGGCGCGCAAGAGAGCGGGCTGCCTCGCAGTCCGAGCCGGAGAGGGAGCGCGAGCCGCGCCGGCCCCGGACGGGCCTCTGAAACCATGAACTTTCTGCTCTCTTGGGTGCACTGGACCCTGGCTTTACTGCTGTACCTCCACCATGCCAAG TGGTCCCAGGCTGCACCCACGACAGAAGGGGAGCAGAAAGCCCATGAAG TGGTGAAGTTCATGGACGTCTACCAGCGCAGCTATTGCCGTCCAATTGAGACCCTGGTGGACATCTTCCAGGAGTACCCCGATGAGATAGAGTATATCTTCAAGCCGTCCTGTGTGCCCCTAATGCGGTGTGCGGGCTGCTGCAATGATGAAGCCCTGGAGTGCGTGCCCACGTCGGAGAGCAACGTCACTATGCAG ATCATGCGGATCAAACCTCACCAAAGCCAGCACATAGGAGAGATGAGCTTCCTGCAGCATAGCAGATGTGAATGCAG ACCAAAGAAAGATAGAACAAAGCCAGAAAA AAAATCAGTTCGAGGAAAGGGAAAGGGTCAAAAACGAAAGCGCAAGAAATCCCGGTTTAAATCCTGGAGCGT
- the Vegfa gene encoding vascular endothelial growth factor A isoform Vegf-A precursor (isoform Vegf-A precursor is encoded by transcript variant 2) yields the protein MNFLLSWVHWTLALLLYLHHAKWSQAAPTTEGEQKAHEVVKFMDVYQRSYCRPIETLVDIFQEYPDEIEYIFKPSCVPLMRCAGCCNDEALECVPTSESNVTMQIMRIKPHQSQHIGEMSFLQHSRCECRPKKDRTKPENHCEPCSERRKHLFVQDPQTCKCSCKNTDSRCKARQLELNERTCRCDKPRR from the exons ATGAACTTTCTGCTCTCTTGGGTGCACTGGACCCTGGCTTTACTGCTGTACCTCCACCATGCCAAG TGGTCCCAGGCTGCACCCACGACAGAAGGGGAGCAGAAAGCCCATGAAG TGGTGAAGTTCATGGACGTCTACCAGCGCAGCTATTGCCGTCCAATTGAGACCCTGGTGGACATCTTCCAGGAGTACCCCGATGAGATAGAGTATATCTTCAAGCCGTCCTGTGTGCCCCTAATGCGGTGTGCGGGCTGCTGCAATGATGAAGCCCTGGAGTGCGTGCCCACGTCGGAGAGCAACGTCACTATGCAG ATCATGCGGATCAAACCTCACCAAAGCCAGCACATAGGAGAGATGAGCTTCCTGCAGCATAGCAGATGTGAATGCAG ACCAAAGAAAGATAGAACAAAGCCAGAAAA TCACTGTGAGCCTTGTTCAGAgcggagaaagcatttgtttGTCCAAGATCCGCAGACGTGTAAATGTTCCTGCAAAAACACAGACTCGCGTTGCAAGGCGAGGCAGCTTGAGTTAAACGAACGTACTTGCAG
- the Vegfa gene encoding vascular endothelial growth factor A isoform 8 precursor (isoform 8 precursor is encoded by transcript variant 3) translates to MNFLLSWVHWTLALLLYLHHAKWSQAAPTTEGEQKAHEVVKFMDVYQRSYCRPIETLVDIFQEYPDEIEYIFKPSCVPLMRCAGCCNDEALECVPTSESNVTMQIMRIKPHQSQHIGEMSFLQHSRCECRPKKDRTKPEKCDKPRR, encoded by the exons ATGAACTTTCTGCTCTCTTGGGTGCACTGGACCCTGGCTTTACTGCTGTACCTCCACCATGCCAAG TGGTCCCAGGCTGCACCCACGACAGAAGGGGAGCAGAAAGCCCATGAAG TGGTGAAGTTCATGGACGTCTACCAGCGCAGCTATTGCCGTCCAATTGAGACCCTGGTGGACATCTTCCAGGAGTACCCCGATGAGATAGAGTATATCTTCAAGCCGTCCTGTGTGCCCCTAATGCGGTGTGCGGGCTGCTGCAATGATGAAGCCCTGGAGTGCGTGCCCACGTCGGAGAGCAACGTCACTATGCAG ATCATGCGGATCAAACCTCACCAAAGCCAGCACATAGGAGAGATGAGCTTCCTGCAGCATAGCAGATGTGAATGCAG ACCAAAGAAAGATAGAACAAAGCCAGAAAA
- the Vegfa gene encoding vascular endothelial growth factor A isoform 6 precursor (isoform 6 precursor is encoded by transcript variant 1): MNFLLSWVHWTLALLLYLHHAKWSQAAPTTEGEQKAHEVVKFMDVYQRSYCRPIETLVDIFQEYPDEIEYIFKPSCVPLMRCAGCCNDEALECVPTSESNVTMQIMRIKPHQSQHIGEMSFLQHSRCECRPKKDRTKPEKKSVRGKGKGQKRKRKKSRFKSWSVHCEPCSERRKHLFVQDPQTCKCSCKNTDSRCKARQLELNERTCRCDKPRR; encoded by the exons ATGAACTTTCTGCTCTCTTGGGTGCACTGGACCCTGGCTTTACTGCTGTACCTCCACCATGCCAAG TGGTCCCAGGCTGCACCCACGACAGAAGGGGAGCAGAAAGCCCATGAAG TGGTGAAGTTCATGGACGTCTACCAGCGCAGCTATTGCCGTCCAATTGAGACCCTGGTGGACATCTTCCAGGAGTACCCCGATGAGATAGAGTATATCTTCAAGCCGTCCTGTGTGCCCCTAATGCGGTGTGCGGGCTGCTGCAATGATGAAGCCCTGGAGTGCGTGCCCACGTCGGAGAGCAACGTCACTATGCAG ATCATGCGGATCAAACCTCACCAAAGCCAGCACATAGGAGAGATGAGCTTCCTGCAGCATAGCAGATGTGAATGCAG ACCAAAGAAAGATAGAACAAAGCCAGAAAA AAAATCAGTTCGAGGAAAGGGAAAGGGTCAAAAACGAAAGCGCAAGAAATCCCGGTTTAAATCCTGGAGCGT TCACTGTGAGCCTTGTTCAGAgcggagaaagcatttgtttGTCCAAGATCCGCAGACGTGTAAATGTTCCTGCAAAAACACAGACTCGCGTTGCAAGGCGAGGCAGCTTGAGTTAAACGAACGTACTTGCAG
- the Vegfa gene encoding vascular endothelial growth factor A isoform 10 precursor (isoform 10 precursor is encoded by transcript variant 6), with the protein MNFLLSWVHWTLALLLYLHHAKWSQAAPTTEGEQKAHEVVKFMDVYQRSYCRPIETLVDIFQEYPDEIEYIFKPSCVPLMRCAGCCNDEALECVPTSESNVTMQIMRIKPHQSQHIGEMSFLQHSRCECRPKKDRTKPEKKSVRGKGKGQKRKRKKSRFKSWSVCDKPRR; encoded by the exons ATGAACTTTCTGCTCTCTTGGGTGCACTGGACCCTGGCTTTACTGCTGTACCTCCACCATGCCAAG TGGTCCCAGGCTGCACCCACGACAGAAGGGGAGCAGAAAGCCCATGAAG TGGTGAAGTTCATGGACGTCTACCAGCGCAGCTATTGCCGTCCAATTGAGACCCTGGTGGACATCTTCCAGGAGTACCCCGATGAGATAGAGTATATCTTCAAGCCGTCCTGTGTGCCCCTAATGCGGTGTGCGGGCTGCTGCAATGATGAAGCCCTGGAGTGCGTGCCCACGTCGGAGAGCAACGTCACTATGCAG ATCATGCGGATCAAACCTCACCAAAGCCAGCACATAGGAGAGATGAGCTTCCTGCAGCATAGCAGATGTGAATGCAG ACCAAAGAAAGATAGAACAAAGCCAGAAAA AAAATCAGTTCGAGGAAAGGGAAAGGGTCAAAAACGAAAGCGCAAGAAATCCCGGTTTAAATCCTGGAGCGT
- the Vegfa gene encoding vascular endothelial growth factor A isoform 12 (isoform 12 is encoded by transcript variant 8) — MDVYQRSYCRPIETLVDIFQEYPDEIEYIFKPSCVPLMRCAGCCNDEALECVPTSESNVTMQIMRIKPHQSQHIGEMSFLQHSRCECRPKKDRTKPEKCDKPRR, encoded by the exons ATGGACGTCTACCAGCGCAGCTATTGCCGTCCAATTGAGACCCTGGTGGACATCTTCCAGGAGTACCCCGATGAGATAGAGTATATCTTCAAGCCGTCCTGTGTGCCCCTAATGCGGTGTGCGGGCTGCTGCAATGATGAAGCCCTGGAGTGCGTGCCCACGTCGGAGAGCAACGTCACTATGCAG ATCATGCGGATCAAACCTCACCAAAGCCAGCACATAGGAGAGATGAGCTTCCTGCAGCATAGCAGATGTGAATGCAG ACCAAAGAAAGATAGAACAAAGCCAGAAAA
- the Vegfa gene encoding vascular endothelial growth factor A isoform 11 (isoform 11 is encoded by transcript variant 7): MDVYQRSYCRPIETLVDIFQEYPDEIEYIFKPSCVPLMRCAGCCNDEALECVPTSESNVTMQIMRIKPHQSQHIGEMSFLQHSRCECRPKKDRTKPENHCEPCSERRKHLFVQDPQTCKCSCKNTDSRCKARQLELNERTCRCDKPRR; the protein is encoded by the exons ATGGACGTCTACCAGCGCAGCTATTGCCGTCCAATTGAGACCCTGGTGGACATCTTCCAGGAGTACCCCGATGAGATAGAGTATATCTTCAAGCCGTCCTGTGTGCCCCTAATGCGGTGTGCGGGCTGCTGCAATGATGAAGCCCTGGAGTGCGTGCCCACGTCGGAGAGCAACGTCACTATGCAG ATCATGCGGATCAAACCTCACCAAAGCCAGCACATAGGAGAGATGAGCTTCCTGCAGCATAGCAGATGTGAATGCAG ACCAAAGAAAGATAGAACAAAGCCAGAAAA TCACTGTGAGCCTTGTTCAGAgcggagaaagcatttgtttGTCCAAGATCCGCAGACGTGTAAATGTTCCTGCAAAAACACAGACTCGCGTTGCAAGGCGAGGCAGCTTGAGTTAAACGAACGTACTTGCAG
- the Vegfa gene encoding vascular endothelial growth factor A isoform 4 (isoform 4 is encoded by transcript variant 4), translating into MRIKPHQSQHIGEMSFLQHSRCECRPKKDRTKPEKKSVRGKGKGQKRKRKKSRFKSWSVHCEPCSERRKHLFVQDPQTCKCSCKNTDSRCKARQLELNERTCRCDKPRR; encoded by the exons ATGCGGATCAAACCTCACCAAAGCCAGCACATAGGAGAGATGAGCTTCCTGCAGCATAGCAGATGTGAATGCAG ACCAAAGAAAGATAGAACAAAGCCAGAAAA AAAATCAGTTCGAGGAAAGGGAAAGGGTCAAAAACGAAAGCGCAAGAAATCCCGGTTTAAATCCTGGAGCGT TCACTGTGAGCCTTGTTCAGAgcggagaaagcatttgtttGTCCAAGATCCGCAGACGTGTAAATGTTCCTGCAAAAACACAGACTCGCGTTGCAAGGCGAGGCAGCTTGAGTTAAACGAACGTACTTGCAG
- the Vegfa gene encoding vascular endothelial growth factor A isoform 5 (isoform 5 is encoded by transcript variant 5) produces MRIKPHQSQHIGEMSFLQHSRCECRPKKDRTKPENHCEPCSERRKHLFVQDPQTCKCSCKNTDSRCKARQLELNERTCRCDKPRR; encoded by the exons ATGCGGATCAAACCTCACCAAAGCCAGCACATAGGAGAGATGAGCTTCCTGCAGCATAGCAGATGTGAATGCAG ACCAAAGAAAGATAGAACAAAGCCAGAAAA TCACTGTGAGCCTTGTTCAGAgcggagaaagcatttgtttGTCCAAGATCCGCAGACGTGTAAATGTTCCTGCAAAAACACAGACTCGCGTTGCAAGGCGAGGCAGCTTGAGTTAAACGAACGTACTTGCAG